The Rhinoraja longicauda isolate Sanriku21f chromosome 19, sRhiLon1.1, whole genome shotgun sequence genome includes a window with the following:
- the LOC144602969 gene encoding class I histocompatibility antigen, F10 alpha chain-like: protein TVSALCCLPTVQPEVSISLTADGRRLSCFTTGFYPRSIEVNLVRAGLVLDETHSHGTLPNHDGTYQLRRWADVEPGDRGPLSCRVEHPGLSEPLEVFLVRESGSTAMIIALVVVAAVLAVGAAVGGVLYWKRKQAGKSGYGPTQTSERGENSSTSSSAPA, encoded by the exons actgtctccgctctctgttgtctccccacaGTCCAGCCCGAGGTGAGCATCTCTCTGACGGCCGATGGCCGCCGCCTGTCGTGCTTCACCACGGGCTTCTACCCGCGCTCCATCGAGGTGAACCTGGTGCGGGCCGGGCTGGTCCTGGATGAGACCCACTCCCACGGGACGCTGCCCAACCACGACGGCACCTACCAGCTGCGCCGCTGGGCCGACGTGGAGCCCGGGGACCGGGGCCCGCTCTCCTGCCGTGTGGAGCACCCGGGGCTGTCCGAGCCCCTCGAGGTCTtcctgg TCCGTGAGTCGGGCAGCACCGCGATGATCATCGCGCTCGTTGTTGTCGCGGCGGTGCTGGCGGTGGGCGCGGCCGTGGGGGGAGTCCTGTACTGGAAGAGGAAACAAg CGGGGAAGAGCGGCTACGGTCCCACCCAGA CCTCGGAGCGCGGGGAAAACTCATCAACATCCTCCTCTGCTCCAGCCTGA